Proteins encoded together in one Rhinopithecus roxellana isolate Shanxi Qingling chromosome 3, ASM756505v1, whole genome shotgun sequence window:
- the IRX4 gene encoding iroquois-class homeodomain protein IRX-4 codes for MSYPQFGYPYSSAPQFLMATNSLSTCCESSGRTLADSGPAASAQAPVYCPVYESRLLATARHELNSAAALGVYGGPYGGSQGYGNYVTYGSEASAFYSLNSFDSKDGSGSAHAGLAPAAYYPYEPALGQYPYDRYGTMDSGTRRKNATRETTSTLKAWLQEHRKNPYPTKGEKIMLAIITKMTLTQVSTWFANARRRLKKENKMTWPPRNKCADEKRPYTEGEEEEGGEEEAREEPLKNSKNAEPVGKEEKELELSDLDDFDPLEADPPGCDLKPPFQSLDSGLERVPAAPDDRVKEASGALRMPLAAGGRAALDEDLERARSCLRSAAAGPEPLPSAEGGPQVCEAKLGFGPAGASAGLEAKPRIWSLAHTATAAAATALSQTEFPSCMLKRQGPAAPAAVSSASATSPSVAPARSGALDRHQDSPVTSLRNWVDGVFHDPILRHSTLNQAWATAKGALLDPGPLGRSLGAGANVLTAPLARAFPPTAPQDAPAAGASRELLALPKAGGKPFCA; via the exons ATGTCCTACCCGCAGTTTGGATACCCCTACTCCTCGGCTCCCCAG TTCTTGATGGCCACCAACTCCCTGAGCACGTGCTGCGAGTCCAGCGGCCGCACGCTGGCAGACTCCGGGCCCGCCGCCTCGGCCCAAGCGCCGGTCTACTGCCCGGTCTACGAGAGCCGGCTGCTGGCCACCGCGCGCCACGAGCTCAACTCGGCTGCGGCGCTGGGCGTCTACGGGGGTCCCTATGGAGGATCGCAGGGCTATGGCAACTACGTGACCTACGGCTCAGAGGCGTCCGCCTTCTACTCGCTG AACAGCTTTGACTCCAAGGACGGTTCGGGATCTGCGCATGCGGGCCTGGCGCCAGCAGCCTACTACCCTTATGAGCCGGCTCTGGGCCAATACCCCTATGACAG GTATGGAACCATGGACAGCGGCACGCGGCGCAAGAACGCCACGCGCGAGACCACCAGCACGCTCAAGGCCTGGCTGCAGGAGCACCGCAAGAACCCCTACCCCACCAAGGGCGAGAAGATCATGCTGGCCATCATCACCAAGATGACCCTCACGCAGGTCTCCACCTGGTTCGCCAACGCGCGCCGTCGCCTCAAGAAGGAGAACAAGATGACGTGGCCTCCGCGGAACAAGTGCGCAGATGAGAAGCGGCCCTACACGGAGGgcgaggaggaggaagggggcgAGGAGGAGGCGCGGGAGGAGCCCCTAAAGAACTCCAAGAACGCAG AGCCCGTGGGCAAAGAGGAGAAGGAGCTGGAGCTTAGTGACTTGGATGACTTCGACCCGCTGGAAGCAGATCCCCCGGGGTGCGACCTGAAGCCGCCCTTCCAGTCCCTGGACAGCGGTCTGGAGCGCGTCCCCGCCGCACCTGACGACCGGGTCAAGGAGGCCTCAGGCGCGCTCCGGATGCCTCTGGCCGCGGGTGGCCGAGCTGCTCTGGACGAGGACCTGGAGAGGGCCAGGAGCTGTCTCCGCAGCGCGGCGGCCGGGCCGGAGCCACTGCCGAGCGCAGAGGGCGGCCCACAGGTCTGCGAGGCCAAGCTGGGGTTTGGGCCGGCGGGGGCGTCGGCAGGCCTGGAGGCTAAGCCGCGCATCTGGTCCCTGGCCCACAcagccaccgccgccgccgccaccgccctGAGTCAGACTGAGTTTCCGTCGTGCATGCTCAAGCGCCAGGGTCCCGCGGCCCCTGCGGCTGTGTCCTCCGCGTCCGCCACGTCCCCGTCTGTGGCCCCTGCCCGCTCTGGTGCCCTGGACAGGCACCAGGACTCCCCGGTAACCAGTCTCAGAAACTGGGTGGACGGGGTCTTCCACGACCCCATCCTCAGGCACAGCACTTTGAACCAGGCCTGGGCCACCGCCAAGGGCGCCCTCCTGGACCCCGGGCCTCTGGGACGCTCGCTGGGGGCGGGCGCGAACGTGCTGACTGCACCCCTGGCCCGCGCCTTTCCGCCTACCGCGCCCCAGGACGCCCCGGCTGCGGGCGCCTCCAGGGAGCTGCTCGCCCTGCCCAAGGCCGGCGGCAAACCCTTCTGCGCCTGA